A section of the Chloroflexota bacterium genome encodes:
- the hisG gene encoding ATP phosphoribosyltransferase: MPLKLALPKGRLQPLLSSWLGGWGLEGYEATSRSYRPSSRLHPQLQLKVFQERDIPIQVAVGNYDLGICGRDWVEELLVRYPQSPLVRVREVGSGGGGLYLASSIFSPLSSASEMAGHPGPLRLVSEYPNLAEAVALRLRLRRFQVFPLWGAAEVYPPETADLVVMASASEDDLRDRGLCPLLPLLPASTCLIAYRPSWEGKDLGEVLAGFPPALQEGALKSGGASTAAGAAFPPGLAVLALPDGHQQPPTLELLRRAGLPADSYSQGERRFLWEGVAVKVLRPQDMPIQVANGNLDLAITGQDWLRDHLCRFPGSPVKEYLALGFGQVKVVAVVGPQTEASSPEELRGAFPVLRVASEYVNLADRYATDKHLGPYRIIPTWGASEAFLPEDADLLIENTQTGRTLARHGLKIIDTLLESSACLIGPRELPPKKRVRVEALVEAFRRGAGG, from the coding sequence GTGCCGTTAAAGCTGGCCCTGCCTAAAGGGAGGCTTCAGCCCCTGCTATCTTCCTGGCTTGGGGGCTGGGGTCTGGAGGGGTATGAGGCCACTTCCCGTTCCTATCGCCCCTCTTCCCGCCTCCACCCCCAGCTTCAGCTCAAGGTCTTCCAGGAGAGGGATATACCTATCCAGGTGGCGGTGGGGAACTATGACCTGGGAATCTGTGGCCGGGACTGGGTGGAGGAACTGCTGGTCCGCTACCCCCAGAGCCCCCTGGTCCGGGTCCGGGAGGTGGGCTCCGGCGGGGGGGGGCTCTATCTGGCCAGTTCTATTTTCTCCCCCCTTTCCTCGGCCTCGGAGATGGCGGGACACCCGGGCCCCCTGCGCCTGGTCAGCGAATACCCCAATCTGGCCGAAGCGGTGGCCCTCCGGCTCCGCCTCCGGCGCTTTCAGGTCTTTCCCCTGTGGGGGGCGGCGGAGGTCTATCCGCCGGAGACGGCAGACCTGGTGGTCATGGCCTCGGCCTCGGAGGACGACCTGAGGGATAGGGGCCTGTGTCCCCTGCTGCCCCTCCTCCCCGCCTCCACCTGCCTCATCGCCTACCGCCCTAGCTGGGAGGGGAAGGACCTGGGGGAGGTCCTGGCCGGTTTCCCCCCTGCTCTCCAGGAAGGGGCCCTCAAGAGTGGGGGGGCTTCCACGGCAGCAGGGGCAGCCTTCCCTCCCGGCCTGGCAGTCCTGGCCCTCCCCGATGGCCACCAGCAGCCCCCCACCCTGGAGTTGCTGCGCCGGGCGGGCCTCCCTGCGGATAGCTACTCCCAGGGGGAGAGGCGCTTCCTCTGGGAGGGGGTGGCGGTGAAGGTGCTGCGTCCCCAGGATATGCCCATCCAGGTGGCCAACGGCAATCTGGACCTGGCCATCACCGGCCAGGACTGGCTCCGGGACCACCTCTGCCGCTTCCCGGGGAGCCCGGTAAAGGAGTACCTTGCCCTGGGCTTCGGCCAGGTGAAGGTGGTGGCGGTGGTGGGGCCCCAGACCGAGGCAAGCAGTCCCGAAGAACTGCGGGGGGCCTTCCCGGTGCTGAGGGTGGCCTCGGAGTATGTGAACCTGGCCGATAGATATGCCACGGATAAGCACCTCGGCCCCTACCGGATTATCCCCACCTGGGGTGCCAGCGAGGCCTTCTTGCCCGAGGATGCCGACCTGTTGATAGAAAACACCCAGACCGGCCGCACCCTGGCCCGCCACGGGTTGAAGATTATTGATACCCTGCTTGAGTCCTCCGCCTGCCTTATCGGCCCCAGAGAGCTCCCCCCGAAAAAGCGGGTAAGGGTGGAGGCCCTGGTGGAGGCCTTCCGCCGGGGGGCGGGGGGATAG